The Achromobacter pestifer genome includes a region encoding these proteins:
- a CDS encoding DNA topoisomerase IV subunit B, with translation MATPRYTEASIRVLKGLEPVRQRPGMYTRTENPLHVVQEVIDNAADEALAGYCKQIQVTLHIDGSVSVEDDGRGIPVGLHPEEHAPVVELVFTRLHAGGKFDKAGGGAYAFSGGLHGVGVSVTNALATRLEVVVWRDGAVNRLVFKGGDVAEPLAPYDQGGRKKSGTRVRVWPDPKYFDSPNIPLGELTHLLRSKAVLLPGAKVSLVNEKTGDTKTWQYQDGLRGYLSEALSGAELMVPFFEGAQYAGADHENFAEGEGAQWVVAWTEDGNAMRESYVNLIPTPAGGTHESGLREGLFGAVKGFAELHSLLPKGVKLLPEDVFARASFVLSAKVLDPQFQGQIKERLNSRDAVRLVGGFSKSALDLWLHSNVEYGKKLAELAIRQAQARQRSAQKVEKRKSSGVAVLPGKLTDCESSDATRTEVFLVEGDSAGGSAKMGRDKEFQAILPLRGKVLNSWEVDRDRLFANNEIHDISVAIGVDPHGPGDTPDLSGLRYGRICILSDADVDGSHIQVLLLTLFYKHFPKLVEAGNVFVAKPPLFRLDVPAQGKRPARKIYCLDEGELEAAQDKLRKEGAREGAWAVSRFKGLGEMNPEQLWETTMNPDTRRLLPVGYGDQTPEDTTRMFDMLMGKGESSQRRAWIEEKGNLAELDI, from the coding sequence TTGGCCACTCCACGTTACACCGAGGCGTCCATTCGCGTCCTGAAGGGACTGGAGCCCGTGCGCCAGCGCCCGGGCATGTACACCCGAACCGAAAACCCCCTGCACGTCGTGCAGGAGGTCATTGATAACGCCGCAGACGAGGCCTTGGCCGGTTACTGCAAGCAGATCCAGGTCACGCTGCATATCGACGGCAGCGTTTCCGTCGAGGATGACGGCCGCGGCATTCCCGTCGGCCTGCATCCCGAAGAGCACGCTCCCGTGGTGGAGCTGGTGTTCACCCGCCTGCACGCCGGCGGCAAGTTCGACAAGGCGGGCGGCGGCGCCTACGCCTTCTCCGGCGGCCTGCACGGCGTCGGCGTGTCCGTCACCAACGCCCTGGCCACGCGGCTCGAGGTGGTGGTGTGGCGCGATGGCGCGGTAAACCGTCTGGTTTTCAAGGGCGGCGACGTGGCCGAGCCCCTGGCGCCCTACGATCAGGGCGGCCGCAAGAAGTCCGGCACCCGCGTGCGTGTCTGGCCGGATCCCAAGTATTTCGACAGCCCCAATATTCCGCTGGGCGAGTTGACGCACCTCTTGCGCAGCAAGGCCGTGCTGCTGCCCGGGGCGAAGGTGTCCCTGGTCAATGAAAAAACGGGCGACACCAAGACCTGGCAGTATCAGGACGGCCTGCGCGGCTACCTGTCGGAAGCGCTGTCGGGGGCGGAGCTGATGGTGCCGTTCTTCGAGGGTGCGCAATACGCGGGCGCCGACCACGAGAACTTCGCCGAAGGCGAGGGCGCCCAGTGGGTGGTGGCCTGGACTGAAGACGGCAACGCGATGCGCGAGTCGTACGTAAACCTGATTCCAACGCCTGCTGGCGGCACTCATGAATCCGGCCTGCGCGAAGGCCTGTTCGGCGCGGTCAAGGGCTTCGCCGAGCTGCACAGCCTGCTGCCCAAGGGCGTCAAGCTGCTGCCCGAAGACGTGTTCGCGCGCGCCAGCTTCGTGCTGTCGGCCAAGGTGCTGGACCCGCAATTCCAGGGCCAGATCAAGGAACGGCTCAACAGCCGCGATGCGGTGCGCCTGGTCGGCGGCTTTTCCAAGAGCGCGCTGGACCTGTGGCTGCACAGCAACGTCGAGTACGGCAAGAAGCTGGCCGAACTGGCCATCCGCCAGGCCCAGGCGCGCCAGCGCTCGGCCCAGAAGGTCGAAAAGCGCAAGAGCTCGGGCGTGGCCGTGCTGCCGGGCAAGCTGACCGATTGCGAGTCCAGCGACGCGACCCGCACCGAAGTCTTCCTGGTCGAGGGCGACTCCGCGGGCGGTTCCGCCAAGATGGGCCGCGACAAGGAATTCCAGGCCATCCTGCCGCTGCGCGGCAAGGTGCTCAATTCCTGGGAAGTGGACCGCGACCGGCTCTTCGCCAACAACGAGATCCATGACATTTCCGTCGCCATCGGCGTGGACCCGCACGGCCCCGGCGACACGCCGGACCTGTCGGGCCTGCGCTACGGCCGCATCTGCATCCTGTCCGACGCCGACGTCGACGGCTCGCATATCCAGGTGCTGCTGCTGACGCTGTTCTACAAGCACTTCCCCAAGCTGGTCGAGGCCGGCAACGTGTTCGTGGCCAAGCCGCCGCTGTTTCGCCTGGACGTGCCGGCGCAGGGCAAGCGTCCGGCGCGCAAGATCTACTGCCTGGACGAAGGCGAGCTCGAGGCCGCGCAAGACAAGTTGCGCAAGGAAGGCGCGCGTGAAGGCGCATGGGCCGTCAGCCGCTTCAAGGGCCTGGGTGAAATGAATCCCGAGCAGCTCTGGGAAACCACCATGAACCCGGATACGCGCCGCCTGCTGCCCGTGGGCTACGGCGACCAGACGCCCGAAGACACCACCCGCATGTTCGACATGCTGATGGGCAAGGGCGAGTCCTCGCAGCGCCGCGCCTGGATCGAAGAGAAGGGCAATCTGGCGGAGCTGGACATCTGA
- the trxA gene encoding thioredoxin TrxA — MSDQIKNVSDASFDADVLKSGQPVLVDYWAAWCGPCKMIAPILEEVATEYAGRLTIAKLNVDENQGTATKYGIRGIPTLMLFKDGQAAATKVGALSKSQLTAFLDGAL; from the coding sequence ATGAGCGACCAAATCAAGAACGTCAGTGACGCCAGCTTCGATGCCGATGTGTTGAAATCCGGCCAGCCGGTGCTGGTGGACTACTGGGCTGCCTGGTGTGGCCCCTGCAAGATGATTGCCCCGATCCTGGAAGAAGTCGCCACGGAGTACGCTGGCCGCCTGACGATCGCCAAGCTGAACGTCGACGAAAACCAGGGCACCGCCACCAAGTACGGCATCCGCGGCATTCCCACCCTTATGCTCTTTAAAGACGGCCAAGCCGCCGCCACCAAAGTTGGCGCGCTGTCGAAGTCGCAACTGACCGCATTCCTGGACGGCGCGCTGTAA
- the rho gene encoding transcription termination factor Rho, producing MHLNELKALHVSQLLEMAAGLEIENANRLRKQELMFAIMKRRAKQGEQIFGDGVLEVLPDGFGFLRSPETSYLASTDDIYISPSQIRRFNLHTGDSIEGEVRTPKDGERYFALVKVDKVNGVAPEAIKHRIMFENLTPLHPNRNMRLERDIKSEENLTGRILDVFAPIGMGQRGLIVASPKSGKTVMMQHIAHAITTNYPDAVMIVLLVDERPEEVTEMQRTVRGEVVASTFDEPATRHVQVAEMVIEKAKRLVEMKKDVVILLDSITRLARAYNTVVPASGKVLTGGVDANALQRPKRFFGAARNLEEGGSLTILGTALIETGSRMDEVIYEEFKGTGNSEVHLERRLAEKRVYPSINLNKSGTRREELLIAPDLLQKVWVLRKFIHDMDEVQSMEFILDKMRATKTNAEFFDMMKKK from the coding sequence ATGCACCTCAACGAACTGAAGGCGCTGCACGTCTCGCAGCTGCTGGAAATGGCCGCCGGCCTGGAAATCGAGAACGCCAACCGCCTGCGCAAGCAGGAGCTGATGTTCGCCATCATGAAACGGCGCGCCAAGCAAGGCGAGCAGATCTTCGGCGACGGCGTCCTCGAAGTCCTGCCTGACGGCTTTGGCTTCCTGCGCTCGCCCGAGACCTCGTATCTGGCCAGCACGGACGACATCTACATCTCGCCCTCGCAGATCCGCCGCTTCAACCTGCACACCGGCGATTCGATCGAAGGCGAAGTGCGCACGCCCAAGGACGGCGAGCGCTATTTCGCCCTGGTGAAGGTGGACAAGGTCAACGGCGTGGCGCCGGAAGCGATCAAGCATCGCATCATGTTCGAAAACCTGACGCCGCTGCACCCGAACCGCAACATGCGCCTGGAACGCGACATCAAGAGCGAGGAAAACCTCACGGGCCGCATTCTCGACGTCTTCGCCCCCATCGGCATGGGCCAGCGCGGCCTGATCGTCGCCAGCCCGAAGTCCGGCAAGACGGTGATGATGCAGCACATCGCGCACGCCATCACCACCAACTATCCCGACGCGGTCATGATCGTCCTGCTGGTGGACGAGCGCCCCGAGGAAGTGACTGAAATGCAGCGCACGGTGCGCGGCGAAGTGGTGGCCTCGACCTTCGACGAACCCGCCACCCGCCACGTGCAGGTCGCGGAAATGGTCATCGAAAAGGCCAAGCGCCTGGTCGAAATGAAGAAGGACGTCGTGATCCTGCTGGACTCGATCACCCGTCTGGCCCGCGCCTACAACACCGTGGTGCCGGCCTCCGGCAAGGTGCTGACCGGCGGCGTGGACGCCAACGCGCTGCAACGCCCCAAGCGCTTCTTCGGCGCCGCCCGCAACCTGGAAGAAGGCGGTTCGCTGACCATCCTGGGCACGGCGCTGATCGAAACCGGCAGCCGCATGGATGAAGTCATCTATGAAGAATTCAAGGGCACCGGCAACTCCGAAGTCCACCTCGAGCGTCGCCTGGCTGAAAAGCGCGTCTACCCGTCGATCAACCTGAACAAGTCCGGCACCCGCCGCGAAGAGCTGCTGATCGCCCCGGACCTGCTGCAGAAGGTCTGGGTGCTGCGCAAGTTCATCCACGACATGGACGAAGTCCAGTCCATGGAATTCATCCTGGACAAGATGCGCGCCACCAAGACCAACGCCGAATTCTTCGACATGATGAAGAAGAAGTAA
- a CDS encoding YhdP family protein, which yields MLCWVFWAVLTVYGVVALGLLGVRYWVLPRVDQWRPQIEAYASKALGSRVTIGAIQANWQGLNPKLDLTSVQVYDDEVDPVLSLPSVSAVLAWRSILVLSPKLLRLQLERPELILRRDPANHLWVAGQDIDLNGGDQRSDLDHPALRWLGAQRELRIRGATIRWQDELRRAPELTLTGVDLLARNGSLSHRFVLKAAAGDALARNVELRGEFNRSLFSVSAANPGNWGGQLYVQLDDAEPLAWRPWLEVPAVAGRLSGRAWLQLERGKFTDLTADAAARGLQWTQTPQGADAPGFKAGYVQARIHGLPGDFMQLDSVPLARSPGAPAVSVNGKVEQLGLSLPGVFEQPDLAVREAALEAAIKGPDADHWFVDVGQLQLVNDDLDVRLQGQWRREGKTAAGSVDMRGVMARGSMSAIHRYLPLEVNADAREWLAIGLPAGEMQSASITLKGDLDEFPFGAPASQGEFVIAGGFTGAKVDYAPARERRKGWPMLENLSGNFRIDKVSLALDSAGGAVAHTGSGHTVTLGAVAATIPNMEENSELLLTGETSGTVPAYLALAANSPLGELLDGALDEARGTGDWRVRLKLKVPLLNTDDTEVQGNILFGGNTFTFMPEMPLLSQMHGDLAFSEKGVEAKDLRAQFLGGPARIYGRLAQSTDALRFEGTLAGPALSQLSNTPSMSRFSGKAAYKGRVGYQRGGAVDISVESDLVGMAIDMPAPVGKPAQASQLLKVQWSPAQDRGAQNRRWLTASLGDGVNALFERAPSEGAPSYFARGALGINRPASLPERGFSLNASLPELDMDAWEKVSDGFSAPAGKGRAAAKPMLPPAERISLAAGVLRTGGFTLNDLTLYATRPGPAQWRVDLQSKQATGSLEWREASGAIAGQITARLKHLSLGGEGDTNKADEALSSSNDLSDIPAIDLQAKEFLLYGKNVGELQVQGTNLQRGRQWRLDKLSIVNEAASLNATGNWNLEGQSRGLTVDALVKFEDVGKFLDRIGFEKVVSGGNGTMQGKAAWRNLPWTHKIEDLTGEVDVSLDKGRFMHVNSRTARLLELLSLQSLQRLARLDVNPTNLLRDGFPFDTIRGKVKVADGTISTEGYKINGPVATIVLAGGVNIIRERWDMKAVVIPNLDASGAAMVTALAVNPLIGLGAFVTQWLLKQPLARAMTMEYAVTGSWDDPKIEPIDASGKPVGDKQTPRPAPQPGTLEEFMGGQ from the coding sequence GTGCTCTGCTGGGTCTTTTGGGCCGTGCTGACCGTCTATGGCGTCGTGGCCCTCGGACTGCTGGGCGTACGCTATTGGGTCCTGCCCCGCGTGGACCAATGGCGTCCCCAGATCGAAGCCTACGCCAGCAAGGCGCTGGGTTCCCGAGTGACCATCGGCGCCATCCAGGCGAACTGGCAAGGCCTGAACCCCAAGCTCGATCTCACCTCCGTCCAAGTCTACGACGACGAGGTCGACCCCGTGCTGTCCCTGCCTTCCGTTTCGGCGGTGCTGGCCTGGCGCAGCATCCTGGTCTTGTCGCCCAAGCTGTTGCGTCTGCAGCTCGAACGGCCCGAACTCATCTTGCGGCGGGATCCCGCCAATCATTTGTGGGTCGCGGGCCAGGACATCGACCTCAATGGCGGCGACCAGCGTTCCGACCTGGACCATCCGGCCCTGCGCTGGCTGGGCGCGCAGCGCGAGCTGCGCATCCGCGGCGCCACCATACGCTGGCAGGACGAATTGCGCCGCGCGCCCGAGCTGACCCTGACGGGCGTCGACCTGCTGGCGCGCAACGGCAGCCTGTCCCACCGCTTCGTGCTCAAGGCCGCGGCGGGCGACGCGTTGGCGCGCAACGTGGAGCTGCGCGGCGAATTCAACCGCAGCCTGTTCTCGGTGAGCGCGGCCAATCCCGGCAACTGGGGCGGCCAGCTGTATGTGCAGCTGGACGACGCCGAGCCGCTGGCGTGGCGGCCGTGGCTCGAGGTCCCGGCGGTGGCGGGGCGCTTGAGCGGGCGGGCATGGCTGCAGCTGGAACGCGGCAAGTTCACCGATCTGACCGCGGACGCCGCGGCGCGCGGCCTGCAATGGACGCAGACCCCGCAAGGCGCTGACGCTCCCGGCTTCAAGGCTGGCTACGTCCAGGCCCGCATCCATGGCCTGCCGGGCGACTTCATGCAACTGGACAGCGTGCCCCTGGCGCGCAGCCCTGGCGCGCCGGCGGTATCGGTCAACGGCAAGGTCGAACAGCTGGGCCTGAGCTTGCCGGGCGTCTTCGAGCAACCCGACTTGGCGGTGCGCGAAGCGGCGCTGGAGGCCGCCATCAAGGGGCCGGACGCCGATCACTGGTTCGTGGACGTGGGCCAGCTGCAACTGGTCAACGACGATCTCGACGTGCGCCTGCAAGGGCAGTGGCGGCGCGAGGGCAAGACCGCGGCGGGCAGCGTCGACATGCGCGGCGTGATGGCGCGCGGCTCCATGTCCGCCATCCATCGCTACCTGCCCCTGGAGGTCAACGCCGACGCCCGCGAATGGCTGGCCATCGGCTTGCCGGCAGGCGAAATGCAGTCCGCCTCCATCACGCTCAAGGGCGATCTCGACGAGTTTCCGTTTGGCGCGCCGGCGTCCCAGGGCGAATTCGTGATCGCCGGCGGATTCACCGGCGCCAAGGTCGATTACGCGCCGGCCCGCGAGCGCCGCAAGGGCTGGCCGATGCTGGAGAACCTGTCCGGCAATTTCCGCATCGACAAGGTCAGCCTGGCGCTGGACAGCGCGGGCGGCGCGGTCGCTCATACCGGGTCGGGGCATACCGTGACGCTGGGAGCGGTTGCCGCAACCATTCCCAACATGGAAGAGAACTCCGAACTGCTGCTGACCGGCGAGACGTCCGGCACCGTGCCGGCCTATCTGGCGCTGGCGGCCAACTCGCCCTTGGGCGAGTTGCTGGACGGCGCCCTGGACGAGGCGCGCGGCACCGGCGACTGGCGGGTGAGACTCAAGCTCAAGGTGCCCCTGCTGAACACCGATGACACCGAGGTCCAGGGGAATATCCTGTTCGGGGGCAACACCTTCACCTTCATGCCGGAGATGCCGCTGCTCAGCCAGATGCACGGCGACCTGGCATTTTCAGAGAAGGGCGTCGAGGCCAAGGACCTGCGGGCTCAATTCCTGGGCGGCCCGGCGCGGATATACGGACGCCTGGCGCAGAGCACGGACGCGTTGCGCTTCGAGGGCACGCTGGCCGGGCCGGCGCTGAGCCAGTTGAGCAACACGCCGTCCATGTCGCGCTTTTCGGGCAAGGCCGCCTACAAGGGCAGGGTGGGTTATCAGCGCGGCGGCGCGGTGGACATCTCCGTGGAATCCGATCTGGTGGGCATGGCGATCGACATGCCCGCCCCGGTAGGCAAGCCGGCCCAGGCGTCCCAGTTGCTGAAGGTGCAATGGTCGCCGGCCCAGGACCGCGGGGCGCAGAACCGGCGCTGGCTGACCGCCAGCCTGGGGGATGGCGTCAACGCGCTGTTCGAGCGGGCGCCGTCCGAAGGGGCGCCCTCCTATTTCGCGCGCGGCGCGCTGGGCATCAACCGCCCCGCGAGCCTGCCGGAACGCGGTTTCAGCCTGAACGCCAGCCTGCCGGAGCTGGACATGGATGCCTGGGAAAAAGTGTCCGACGGCTTCAGCGCGCCTGCCGGCAAGGGCCGTGCCGCGGCCAAGCCGATGCTGCCCCCGGCCGAACGCATCAGCCTGGCGGCCGGTGTATTGCGGACTGGCGGCTTTACCCTGAACGACCTGACGCTGTACGCAACCCGGCCGGGGCCCGCCCAATGGCGCGTGGACCTGCAATCCAAGCAGGCGACGGGGTCGCTGGAATGGCGCGAGGCCTCGGGCGCCATCGCCGGCCAGATCACCGCGCGCCTGAAGCACCTGTCGCTGGGCGGCGAGGGTGATACGAACAAGGCCGACGAGGCGCTGTCCTCGAGCAACGACCTGTCCGACATCCCGGCGATCGACCTGCAGGCCAAGGAATTCCTGCTGTACGGCAAGAATGTGGGCGAACTCCAGGTGCAGGGCACGAACCTGCAGCGCGGCCGCCAATGGCGCCTGGACAAGCTGTCCATCGTCAACGAGGCGGCCTCGCTCAACGCCACCGGCAACTGGAACCTGGAGGGTCAGAGCCGCGGCCTGACCGTGGATGCCTTGGTCAAGTTCGAAGACGTGGGCAAGTTCCTGGACCGCATCGGCTTCGAGAAGGTGGTCTCGGGCGGCAACGGCACGATGCAAGGCAAGGCCGCCTGGCGCAATCTGCCCTGGACCCACAAGATCGAAGACCTGACGGGCGAGGTCGATGTCAGCCTGGACAAGGGTCGCTTCATGCACGTGAACTCCCGCACCGCGCGGCTGCTGGAGCTGCTGTCCCTGCAATCGCTGCAGCGGCTGGCGCGGCTGGACGTGAATCCCACCAATCTGCTGCGCGATGGCTTCCCCTTCGACACCATCCGCGGCAAGGTCAAGGTAGCCGACGGCACGATCTCGACCGAGGGCTACAAGATCAACGGACCGGTGGCGACGATCGTGCTGGCGGGCGGCGTGAACATCATCCGCGAGCGCTGGGACATGAAGGCGGTGGTGATTCCCAACCTGGACGCCAGCGGCGCGGCCATGGTGACGGCGCTGGCGGTCAATCCGCTGATCGGCCTGGGGGCCTTCGTGACGCAATGGCTGCTGAAGCAGCCGCTGGCGCGGGCCATGACCATGGAATACGCCGTCACCGGTAGCTGGGACGATCCCAAGATCGAGCCGATAGACGCGTCCGGCAAGCCGGTGGGCGACAAGCAGACGCCGCGCCCGGCGCCGCAGCCCGGCACTCTGGAGGAGTTCATGGGGGGGCAGTGA
- the glnE gene encoding bifunctional [glutamate--ammonia ligase]-adenylyl-L-tyrosine phosphorylase/[glutamate--ammonia-ligase] adenylyltransferase has translation MSTPSTLAPALAWSGHLRRRLDAHPDLAAWLDDAVRQPVTPVQIARWQAELAGPQAGDTLPVDVCRMVLRKLRERVFNALIVRDLTGQADLEEVVGAMTTLADTAVAAAYRSVAADLAAVHGVPRDPATGKPQEMLIVGMGKLGGCELNVSSDIDLIMLYGEEGETDGPRRISHHEFYGRLTRRMMPVLSEVDANGQVFRTDLRLRPDGDAGPLAWSLDALEHYLIGQGREWERYAWLKARLIPAQAFEGSDSAAQARQLESLRVPFVYRKYFDFDALSALRALRERIRQDWQRRASARNGIDSANNIKLGDGGIREIEFVVQLAQLIRGGRMPALQKRGLLEALHAESAAGLVPEEDARRLEEAYRYLRRTEHALQYREDAQTHLLPGDPEQRAALAAALGMSPADFESTLAAHRQFVSQTFRNVFRLVGMGDAEVPAPAPGAADAGSGQDEPDSSSELAEQIRQAFGDDAQDLLRRTETLLGSHRVRSLPESSRKRMDALLPAALRAALQTPAPLQATVRLFDLIEKIVQRSAYLALLAEYPDTLARVARMVAASPWAAQYLTQHPLLLDSLIDWRTLFEPLDFTQIGRQLTADLDACRLPDGDPDIERQMNLMRDMQRQASFQLLAQDLEGELTVEKLADQLSALADLLLTEAIRRTWPLVNKTEGAEPRFAVIAYGKLGGKELGYASDLDLVFLFDDPRDDAAEVYAKLGRRMTSWLSTMTSSGRLYEVDLRLRPDGDAGLLAVSVEAFEQYQHKHAWAWEHQALTRARYASGDAGVGARFEQIREDMLVLPRDAAKLREEVLAMREKINAGHPNSSPLFDLKHDRGGMVDVEFVTQYLVLCHSGTHPVLVRNLGNIALLRLSGEAGLISPELAARAGDAYRTLRRAQHQLRLQGVEKARVPQDQLQEERAAVRELWDAVLG, from the coding sequence ATGTCCACGCCCTCTACGCTCGCCCCCGCCCTCGCCTGGTCCGGCCATCTGCGCCGCCGACTGGATGCCCACCCGGATCTGGCCGCCTGGCTGGACGATGCCGTGCGCCAACCCGTCACGCCCGTGCAGATCGCGCGCTGGCAGGCCGAGCTGGCCGGACCGCAGGCAGGCGACACGCTCCCCGTGGATGTCTGCCGCATGGTGCTGCGCAAGCTGCGCGAACGGGTCTTCAACGCGCTGATCGTGCGCGACCTGACTGGCCAGGCCGATCTGGAAGAAGTCGTCGGCGCCATGACCACGCTGGCCGACACCGCGGTGGCCGCGGCCTATCGCAGCGTGGCCGCGGACCTCGCCGCGGTGCATGGCGTGCCGCGCGATCCGGCCACCGGCAAGCCGCAGGAAATGCTGATCGTGGGCATGGGCAAGCTGGGCGGCTGCGAGCTGAATGTCTCGTCCGACATCGACCTGATCATGCTGTACGGCGAAGAAGGTGAAACCGATGGCCCGCGCCGCATCAGCCATCATGAGTTCTACGGCCGCCTGACGCGGCGCATGATGCCGGTGCTGTCCGAAGTCGACGCCAACGGCCAGGTGTTCCGCACCGACCTGCGCCTGCGCCCCGACGGCGACGCCGGCCCCCTGGCCTGGAGCCTGGACGCGCTGGAACACTACCTGATCGGCCAGGGCCGCGAATGGGAACGCTACGCCTGGCTCAAGGCCCGGCTGATCCCGGCCCAGGCCTTCGAAGGCAGCGACAGCGCCGCCCAGGCGCGCCAGCTGGAAAGCCTGCGCGTACCCTTCGTCTACCGCAAGTACTTCGACTTCGACGCTCTCTCGGCCCTGCGCGCCCTGCGCGAACGCATCCGCCAGGACTGGCAGCGGCGCGCCAGCGCGCGCAACGGTATCGACAGCGCCAACAATATCAAGCTGGGCGACGGCGGCATCCGCGAGATCGAATTCGTGGTGCAGCTTGCCCAACTGATCCGCGGCGGCCGCATGCCCGCGCTGCAAAAGCGCGGCCTGCTGGAAGCGCTGCACGCGGAAAGCGCGGCTGGGCTGGTGCCCGAGGAAGACGCGCGCCGGCTGGAAGAGGCCTACCGCTACCTGCGCCGCACCGAGCATGCCCTGCAATACCGCGAGGACGCCCAGACCCATCTGCTGCCGGGCGACCCTGAACAGCGCGCCGCGCTGGCCGCAGCGCTGGGCATGAGTCCCGCGGACTTCGAAAGTACGCTGGCCGCGCACCGCCAATTCGTCTCGCAGACCTTCCGTAACGTGTTCCGCCTGGTGGGCATGGGCGACGCCGAAGTGCCGGCGCCCGCGCCTGGCGCCGCCGACGCTGGGTCCGGCCAGGACGAGCCCGACAGCAGCAGCGAACTGGCCGAGCAGATCCGCCAGGCCTTCGGCGACGACGCGCAGGACCTGCTGCGCCGTACCGAAACCCTGCTGGGCAGCCACCGGGTGCGCAGCCTGCCCGAGAGCAGCCGCAAGCGCATGGACGCCCTGCTGCCCGCCGCCCTGCGCGCCGCCTTGCAGACCCCCGCTCCGCTGCAAGCCACGGTGCGACTGTTCGACCTGATCGAAAAAATCGTCCAGCGCAGCGCCTACCTGGCCCTGCTGGCCGAGTATCCGGACACCCTGGCCCGCGTGGCGCGCATGGTCGCCGCCAGCCCCTGGGCCGCGCAATACCTGACCCAGCACCCCTTGCTGCTGGACAGCCTGATCGACTGGCGCACACTGTTCGAACCACTGGACTTCACCCAGATCGGGCGCCAGCTGACCGCGGACCTGGACGCCTGCCGGCTGCCCGACGGCGATCCGGACATCGAGCGCCAGATGAACCTGATGCGCGACATGCAGCGCCAGGCCAGTTTCCAATTGCTGGCGCAGGACCTGGAAGGCGAACTCACCGTGGAAAAACTGGCTGACCAGCTGTCCGCGCTGGCCGACCTGCTGCTGACCGAGGCCATCCGCCGCACCTGGCCGCTGGTGAACAAGACCGAGGGCGCCGAACCGCGCTTCGCCGTCATCGCCTACGGCAAGCTCGGCGGCAAGGAACTGGGCTATGCCTCCGACCTGGACCTGGTGTTCCTGTTCGACGATCCGCGCGACGACGCCGCCGAGGTCTACGCCAAGCTGGGCCGGCGCATGACGTCGTGGCTGTCGACCATGACGTCTTCCGGACGGCTATACGAGGTGGACCTGCGCCTGCGGCCGGACGGCGACGCCGGCCTGCTGGCGGTGTCCGTGGAAGCTTTCGAGCAATACCAGCACAAGCATGCCTGGGCCTGGGAACACCAGGCACTGACCCGCGCCCGCTACGCCTCGGGCGACGCCGGCGTCGGCGCCCGCTTCGAGCAGATCCGGGAGGACATGCTGGTGCTGCCCCGCGACGCCGCCAAGCTGCGCGAGGAAGTGCTGGCGATGCGCGAAAAAATCAATGCGGGCCATCCCAACAGCAGCCCGCTGTTCGACCTGAAGCACGATCGCGGCGGCATGGTCGACGTGGAATTCGTCACGCAGTACCTGGTGCTGTGCCACTCGGGCACGCATCCGGTGCTGGTGCGCAACCTGGGCAATATCGCGTTGCTGCGCCTGTCGGGCGAGGCGGGCCTGATTTCTCCCGAGCTGGCCGCGCGCGCCGGCGACGCCTACCGCACCCTGCGCCGCGCGCAGCACCAGTTGCGCCTGCAGGGCGTGGAGAAGGCGCGCGTCCCGCAGGACCAGCTGCAGGAGGAACGCGCCGCCGTGCGCGAACTCTGGGACGCCGTGCTGGGCTGA
- a CDS encoding epoxyqueuosine reductase QueH: MSELVRPKLDLPAGRRKVLMHSCCAPCSGEVMEAMTASGIDYAIYFYNPNIHPVKEYEIRKQENIRFAEQHGIEFIDADYDMDNWFDRVKGMEDAPERGERCTACFDMRFERTALYAHEHGFDTITSSLGISRWKDMNQINGCGERAAARYDDLIYWTYNWRKGGGSARMIEISKRENFYQQEYCGCVYSLRDTNRHRRSQGRERIHIGVKFYGKEDLINEEQL, from the coding sequence ATGTCCGAACTCGTGCGCCCCAAACTCGACCTGCCCGCCGGCCGCCGCAAGGTGCTGATGCACTCATGCTGCGCGCCCTGTTCCGGCGAAGTCATGGAAGCGATGACCGCCTCGGGCATCGACTACGCCATCTACTTCTACAACCCGAACATCCATCCGGTCAAAGAGTACGAAATCCGCAAGCAGGAAAACATCCGCTTCGCCGAACAGCACGGCATCGAGTTCATCGACGCCGACTACGACATGGACAACTGGTTCGACCGCGTCAAGGGCATGGAAGACGCCCCCGAGCGCGGCGAACGCTGCACGGCCTGCTTCGACATGCGCTTCGAACGCACGGCGCTCTACGCGCACGAGCATGGTTTCGACACTATCACCAGCTCGCTGGGCATTTCGCGCTGGAAGGACATGAACCAGATCAACGGCTGCGGCGAACGCGCCGCGGCGCGCTACGACGATCTGATCTACTGGACCTACAACTGGCGCAAAGGCGGCGGCTCGGCCCGCATGATCGAAATCAGCAAGCGCGAAAACTTCTACCAGCAGGAATATTGCGGCTGCGTCTATTCGCTGCGTGACACCAACCGCCACCGCCGCTCGCAGGGCCGCGAACGCATCCACATCGGCGTGAAGTTCTACGGCAAGGAAGACCTGATCAACGAGGAACAGCTCTGA